A genomic window from Pecten maximus chromosome 2, xPecMax1.1, whole genome shotgun sequence includes:
- the LOC117315647 gene encoding non-homologous end-joining factor 1-like — translation MTTEIEWRRRWKPALSSCPWQPIEVDGIKYLIKFKFTESSYEILITDLVHFWYEELEDMALRKRIQKLNPSIEASLTRILDQIRGSIEYPERETTLSVGFKSTSGEDDQEKIMLKITSQLAGMPFVWNFIANVADSGMVSENLIIPMMGMVCELTRRQKELIKVIENKDKEIDDYKSQGVKTSRKHIETKSFVETAFENEMLMSKMFENSVKSIGSSAFDEAGQDLYRQIMTKYAWINRSPTKRDDDNEEFDDASLGDVAERKGSSGPSWGTNRLPPSIAGPKSVSPDKVRPKTSPAKSPKSSASNTPEGSPVKDSEYLRRQALERRLDQEEMKKHEKTKKKKKIAF, via the exons ATGACAACTGAAATAGAATGGCGTAGAAGATGGAAGCCTGCCCTTAGTTCATGTCCCTGGCAGCCTATTGAAGTTGATGGAATTAAATATCTCatcaagtttaagttcaccgAGAGCTCCTATGAGATCCTGATCACAGACCTGGTCCACTTCTGGTATGAGGAGCTGGAAGACATGGCTCTCCGAAAAAGAATTCAA aaattaAATCCAAGCATAGAGGCATCATTAACAAGGATTCTGGATCAAATCAGGGGTAGTATTGAATATCCAGAAAGGGAGACAACCTTGTCAGTCGGCTTTAAGTCTACAAGTGGGGAAGATGACCAGGAGAAAATCATGTTGAAGATCACCTCCCAGCTGGCAGGGATGCCATTTGTATGGAACTTCATAGCCAATGTGGCCGACAGTGGTATG GTATCGGAAAACCTTATCATACCAATGATGGGTATGGTCTGTGAGTTGACACGACGACAGAAGGAACTTATCAAGGTCATTGAAAACAAGGACAAAGAAATAGATGACTACAAATCACAGGGGGTGAAGACCTCCAGAA AACACATTGAAACCAAGAGTTTTGTGGAGACAGCATTCGAAAATGAGATGCTGATGTCAAAG ATGTTTGAAAACTCTGTAAAATCCATTGGAAGCTCAGCATTTGATGAAGCTGGCCAGGATTTGTACAGACAAATTATGACCAAATATGCATGGATCAATAGGTCACCCACAAAAA GGGATGACGACAATGAGGAGTTTGATGATGCCAGTTTAGGGGATGTAGCAGAGAGGAAGGGGTCATCTGGTCCATCCTGGGGGACAAATCGCCTCCCTCCATCCATTGCTGGTCCAAAGAGTGTGTCTCCAGACAAAGTGCGTCCTAAAACAAGTCCTGCCAAGAGCCCAAAGAGTTCTGCATCTAACACGCCCGAAGGATCACCTGTCAAG GACTCTGAGTATCTACGCAGACAAGCCCTGGAGAGGAGGCTTGATCAAGAGGAAATGAAGAAACATGAaaagacaaaaaagaaaaagaaaattgcATTCTAG
- the LOC117315658 gene encoding gamma-glutamylaminecyclotransferase C-like isoform X1: MMKVFVYGALQRGQPNSKLFDNTKDGHYQYLGVGVTVNQYPLVIASRFNIPFMLPVEGRGNRIKGEIYDVNEPMLEALDQLEGHPNFYRRELIAVTGEDGSTVDCGCYFLINFRKDLLELPFQESYHFEGSHNLQFSMPSAREGVDELEERRTFLASVINI, from the exons ATGATGAAGGTGTTTGTGTACGGAGCGTTACAAAGAGGTCAGCCGAACTCAAAGTTGTTTGACAACACAAAGGACGGTCATTATCAGTACCTAGGTGTCGGAGTGACCGTTAACCAGTATCCGCTGGTGATCGCCTCACGGTTTAATATACCGTTCATGTTGCCTGTGGAGGGTAGAGGCAAT AGGATTAAGGGCGAGATTTACGACGTTAACGAGCCGATGTTGGAAGCCCTGGATCAACTCGAAGGTCACCCAAACTTTTACCGTCGCGAGTTGATAGCTGTCACAGGTGAAGATGGCTCGACTGTAGATTGTGGCTGTTATTTCCTGATCAACTTCCGGAAGGACTTATTGGAACTGCCCTTCCAGGAATCTTACCATTTCGAAGGGTCCCACAATTTACAATTCTCCATGCCTAGCGCAAGGGAAGGCGTCGATGAACTCGAAGAGCGGCGCACTTTCCTCGCTTCTGTtataaacatttga
- the LOC117315658 gene encoding gamma-glutamylaminecyclotransferase C-like isoform X2 — protein MLPVEGRGNRIKGEIYDVNEPMLEALDQLEGHPNFYRRELIAVTGEDGSTVDCGCYFLINFRKDLLELPFQESYHFEGSHNLQFSMPSAREGVDELEERRTFLASVINI, from the exons ATGTTGCCTGTGGAGGGTAGAGGCAAT AGGATTAAGGGCGAGATTTACGACGTTAACGAGCCGATGTTGGAAGCCCTGGATCAACTCGAAGGTCACCCAAACTTTTACCGTCGCGAGTTGATAGCTGTCACAGGTGAAGATGGCTCGACTGTAGATTGTGGCTGTTATTTCCTGATCAACTTCCGGAAGGACTTATTGGAACTGCCCTTCCAGGAATCTTACCATTTCGAAGGGTCCCACAATTTACAATTCTCCATGCCTAGCGCAAGGGAAGGCGTCGATGAACTCGAAGAGCGGCGCACTTTCCTCGCTTCTGTtataaacatttga